Proteins co-encoded in one Theileria equi strain WA chromosome 3, complete sequence genomic window:
- a CDS encoding DEAD box ATP-dependent RNA helicase family member protein (encoded by transcript BEWA_009840A) gives MSSYSSESFSSLNIHASLIDVLSKLGITTSSSAQSKFIRAAGNSQGVILQSKSGTGKTVSFCIFALNKIISSTNSDLYDNRDFLPFCSRFPSDNCYIYCGEVVILVPTRELALQIYHFLTLLSTPLKSIKISLNTGGIDLLGDIKNIKDLQPNVIIATPGRLKTILKQYKLNNGYYKHSYVKEKPIFKIHTFVLDEADLLLDDHFFIQTKQICDKLINPFVQVIAVSATFIKPQLNILENMVFSIDDKFKSTFINMAPTLDTVFSLLSSMAPGFEYSYRLLSRSISSFDDLIYWISKYERKFSRIIVSASHVNRINLSLSSQSMFENVPTSNMCYIDNDICELSDIVKHTKHIENEDIRTPVLQGVTFYLAKILDAPTIVMQVGLKLKCILSILSYVPYKKCIIFCNQSHSRIQSYRMLQAFGFQCYVSSSRLSHKERMTMLNDVFHMDKVVIICTDIMCRGICFSGVDLVINMDMAMSKEVFLHRSGRVGRFGAKGLCMLLKDSGYKLEFVDNDGVWTFDPVIYEYSPLIRLIYKTGTNFIETFTDSLLDCNSFFSEHQLIGAILPSGRIDLTVENSLLCLCFEVNYFGYAEISIRHLYTGDNPYDSVILKISGKRDVYPKLKIYMPTYCSRMLDCTDFTLLSNTKLHIIISDSHFADGLKINGALITLFPDVGLFRTLVCLYLNKYLDLKFIDSDDVYSQRQTHERTQSDFLKYSQCVGTCEYSTDHIPKNMLDNAIFMLKYYSNIAEFDFNMSNYIRLYELYTNNIALNNLSLLNRFHVRNSPLPFLHEHYTKWKSINKNFEL, from the exons ATGTCTTCCTACTCAAGTGAATCCTTCTCCAGCTTGAACATACACGCATCACTTATTGATGTTTTGTCAAAGTTAGGCATCacaacttcttcatccgCACAATCAAAGTTTATAAGAGCTGCAGGCAATTCACAAG GAGTAATACTCCAATCTAAATCCGGAACTGGTAAGACGGTTTCCTTTTGCATCTTCGCATTGAATAAAATAATCTCATCTACTAATTCTGATCTTTACGATAACAGAGATTTTCTCCCTTTTTGTTCAAGATTTCCTTCGGATAATTGTTACATATATTGTGGAGAAGTGGTTATCTTGGTACCTACCAGAGAACTAGCCTTGCAGatatatcattttcttACCTTGTTATCAACTCCACTTAAATCTATAAAAATTAGTTTGAATACAGGTGGAATAGATCTTTTAGGTGATATAAAGAACATCAAAGATCTTCAACCTAACGTAATCATTGCAACACCCGGGAGATTAAAGACCATACTTAAGCAGTACAAATTGAATAATGGATACTACAAGCATTCATACGTCAAGGAAAAACCCATATTTAAAATCCACACGTTTGTATTGGATGAAGCAGACTTACTCCTGGATGACCATTTCTTTATTCAGACCAAACAAATTTGCGACAAGTTGATAAATCCATTTGTACAAGTTATTGCGGTGTCAGCTACTTTCATCAAACCACAATTAAACATACTCGAGAATATGGTATTTAGTATTGATGATAAGTTTAAAAGTACCTTTATTAATATGGCTCCAACTTTGGATACAGTATTTTCTTTATTGTCTTCCATGGCACCTGGTTTTGAATATTCGTATAGATTGCTATCTAGATCCATTTCATCGTTTGATGATTTAATTTATTGGATTTCTAAGTATGAACGTAAGTTTTCGAGGATAATAGTATCAGCAAGTCATGTGAACAGAATAAATCTTTCACTTAGTTCACAATCAATGTTTGAAAACGTCCCTACTAGTAACATGTGTTACATTGATAACGACATATGTGAACTATCAGATATAGTAAAACATACAAAACATATTGAGAATGAGGATATTAGAACGCCTGTGCTGCAAGGAGTCACATTTTACTTGGCGAAAATACTTGACGCACCAACTATTGTAATGCAAGTTGGAttgaaattaaaatgtatattatcTATACTATCGTATGTACCATAcaaaaaatgtataatattctGTAACCAAAGCCATTCTAGAATTCAAAGCTATAGGATGTTGCAAGCATTTGGATTCCAGTGTTATGTAAGTAGTTCTAGGTTATCGCATAAGGAACGAATGACTATGTTGAACGATGTTTTTCACATGGATAAGGTTGTTATAATATGTACCGATATTATGTGTCGAGGCATTTGTTTTTCTGGTGTTGATTTAGttataaatatggatatgGCAATGTCAAAAGAGGTGTTTTTGCATAGATCGGGTAGGGTTGGTCGGTTTGGTGCCAAGGGTCTTTGT ATGCTTTTAAAGGATAGCGGATACAAGCTGGAGTTTGTAGACAATGACGGTGTTTGGACATTTGATCCAGTTATATATGAATATTCTCCTTTGATACGGTTGATCTATAAAACTGGTACAAATTTTATTGAAACTTTTACAGATTCATTGCTTGATTGCAACAGTTTTTTTAGCGAACATCAACTTATTGGTGCTATATTACCGAGCGGTCGTATAGATTTAACTGTGGAAAACTCACTGTTATGTCTTTGCTTTGAGGTGAATTATTTCGGGTATGCAGAAATTTCTATAAGGCATCTTTACACGGGAGATAATCCATATGATTCTGTGATACTTAAAATTTCAGGAAAAAGAGATGTTTATCCAAAACTCAAAATTTACATGCCTACCTATTGTTCCCGGATGTTGGATTGTACAGATTTTACACTGCTTTCCAACACAAAATTACACATCATCATTTCTGATTCACATTTTGCGGATGGATTAAAAATTAATGGCGCGTTGATTACTCTGTTCCCCGATGTTGGCTTATTTAGAACTCTTGTATGCTTATACTTGAATAAATATCTcgatttaaaatttattgATAGTGATGATGTATACTCACAAAGACAGACTCATGAACGAACGCAGTCGGATTTTCTTAAATATTCACAATGTGTGGGAACATGTGAATATTCGACCGATCACATACCGAAAAATATGTTGGATAACGCTATCTTTATGCTAAAATATTACTCAAATATCGCAGAATTTGACTTTAATATGTCAAATTACATCAGATTATACGAATTGTATACAAATAATATTGCACTCAACAATCTAAGTTTGCTGAACAGATTTCACGTGCGCAATTCACCACTGCCTTTTCTCCATGAACATTATACGAAATGGAAATCtataaataaaaattttgaattaTAA
- a CDS encoding hypothetical protein (encoded by transcript BEWA_009820A), giving the protein MDDIEEYVDANEVDNYMAKSFKFSSFCKEYWLAIATAVTAALALVQSSIFKLNLEGGAAVLMLPADMFLRHVRGFMVLFVIFSAASRASLFAESKGNPVKRKVILSYFVSGLLTLLVGFLFGYLLIPAKGDDLPSQYFVKFLDPKYTPGINFVKFLRGLAVHDIPGNVLTTRFDVYNQFGRDQVKDGLGDGYNGPGFIVFGLLIAASTYFLGKDGEIVRNIVHLVHKCLLGVYWMLLCYSPIAIYFSGIVTFDTLSKDGTFGYLCLRYLLLFFIGLLVALVRIFIVLPLLHFVRCGSFGFDVILKVAGLLPTAFMGGSSVRMVEKTKYYLKSKRFNSEIVDSYLPFCTVANGECVGAGFALTAIFALKLFGNDIDWSVFLKIVITGLLYEFAITEYIQCHLFAVIFFLNTSMITADFIVPIILADWLYDRLGIVANTISDALTIDYIESIHTSGRTSVQNV; this is encoded by the coding sequence ATGGATGACATAGAAGAATATGTAGATGCCAATGAGGTGGATAATTACATGGCTAAGTCATTTAAATTTTCTAGCTTTTGTAAGGAATATTGGCTTGCGATAGCCACGGCCGTCACTGCAGCTCTTGCCTTAGTGCAATCTTCTATATTCAAATTGAACTTAGAAGGAGGTGCTGCAGTATTAATGTTACCTGCTGACATGTTTTTGCGTCATGTACGCGGGTTTATGGTTCTGTTCGTAATTTTTTCCGCTGCTTCTAGGGCCTCGTTATTCGCAGAAAGTAAGGGTAATCCTGTGAAGAGAAAAGTCATTCTAAGTTATTTCGTTTCCGGTCTACTCACACTATTGGTCGGATTCTTGTTTGGCTATCTGCTAATTCCGGCCAAGGGAGACGATCTTCCTTCACAGTACTTTGTTAAATTCCTGGATCCCAAGTATACTCCAGGAATAAACTTTGTCAAGTTCCTTCGAGGGCTGGCAGTTCATGACATTCCTGGAAATGTCTTGACGACGAGGTTTGATGTATATAACCAGTTTGGTAGAGATCAGGTCAAGGATGGTCTTGGTGACGGTTATAATGGCCCAGGCTTCATAGTGTTTGGGCTACTTATTGCTGCATCCACCTATTTCTTGggtaaagatggagaaatCGTACGTAATATCGTACACCTAGTGCATAAGTGTTTGCTTGGCGTCTACTGGATGTTGTTATGCTACAGTCCAATCGCTATTTATTTCTCTGGAATTGTGACATTTGACACCCTCTCCAAGGATGGAACATTTGGCTATTTGTGTCTGAGATATCTATTGTTATTTTTTATTGGTCTCCTGGTTGCATTGGTAAGAATATTTATTGTATTACCATTGTTACACTTTGTCAGGTGTGGTAGTTTTGGGTTTGATGTAATATTGAAGGTAGCTGGGCTCCTACCTACTGCATTCATGGGTGGTTCATCCGTGAGAATGGTCGAAAAGACCAAGTACTATTTGAAGAGCAAAAGGTTCAACAGCGAAATTGTAGATTCATATTTACCATTCTGCACGGTTGCAAATGGTGAGTGCGTTGGTGCTGGATTCGCTTTAACGGCCATATTTGCTCTAAAACTTTTCGGTAATGATATCGACTGGTCGGTTTTTCTCAAAATTGTCATAACTGGCCTGCTTTACGAATTCGCCATTACCGAGTATATTCAATGTCATCTTTTCGCTgttatcttcttcctcaacaCTTCGATGATCACCGCGGATTTTATCGTCCCAATAATTTTGGCTGATTGGCTATATGATAGACTTGGTATTGTCGCGAACACTATCTCAGATGCGCTAACAATAGACTATATCGAGAGTATTCACACCTCTGGAAGAACTAGCGTACAAAATGTATAG
- a CDS encoding hypothetical protein (encoded by transcript BEWA_009860A), with translation MLILEILILSSINLVSTFRPLDQSASNRYRIIRLHNDSFFRKPIPNEELKLPNAVRLTGEFLLDRELIIKIAELRTFIEKLEFNRGKQPSSDVKPQDYSICDISNGGSKETNVMEINEVTLEPIKDLLCEENMLEEVLVKTFEAYKADNDSKSVERLKKIADEVALVASKFRRSVAEENILRLLRCYMGDEEDLNTVLEELQKKRALNKYLMHRLDEYINLAGKKFRVSDEHPSISEKFLRSLKDRIAAQQITTMRGTDSFVKTLALCLRYNNYDDYDRVLKENIKTIEGLEEFHDWLLDGISYIKETKKCDDKIKKMEDIVSAVVRQHPIWTPRDDHVEDESDFKQT, from the exons ATGTTAATCTTAGAGATATTAATTCTATCTTCTATTAACTTGGTATCAACATTTCGTCCATTAGATCAGTCCGCATCAAACAGATATAGAATAATACGACTCCACAACGACTCTTTTTTCAGGAAACCAATACCTAATGAGGAGTTAAAGCTTCCAAATGCAGTTAGACTAACGGGAGAGTTTCTCTTGGACAGGGAACTTATAATCAAGATTGCTGAGCTACGAACGTTTATAGAGAAATTGGAATTTAATAGAGGAAAACAGCCTTCAAGTGATGTAAAACCACAAGATTATAGTATTTGTGATATATCGAATGGTGGATCAAAAGAAACGAACGTTATGGAGATAAACGAGGTTACCTTAGAACCAATTAAGGATCTGCTATGTGAAGAAAATATGCTAGAAGAAGTTTTGGTAAAGACTTTTGAGGCTTATAAAGCAGATAATGACTCTAAATCTGTTGAAAGGTTAAAAAAAATCGCAGATGAAGTCGCACTTGTTGCTTCAAAATTTCGAAGGTCCGTTGCtgaagaaaatattttaagGTTGTTGCGCTGTTACATG ggagatgaagaagatttaaaCACTGTACTCGAGGAGTTGCAGAAGAAGAGAGCCCTGAATAAGTACCTAATGCATCGTCTTGATGAATACATAAATCTTGCTGGAAAAAAGTTTCGAGTCAGTGACGAACATCCCTCGATATCTGAGAAATTTTTAAGATCGTTAAAAGACAGAATAGCAGCTCAGCAAATTACAACTATGAGGGGGACCGATTCATTCGTCAAAACTTTAGCACTATGTCTCCGGTATAACAATTATGACGATTATGATCGGGTATTGAAGGAAAACATAAAAACAATCGAAGGCTTGGAAGAATTCCATGATTGGTTACTGGATGGAATAAGTTATATCAAGGAAACAAAGAAATGTGACGataaaattaaaaaaatggaggatATAGTCAGCGCCGTGGTAAGGCAACATCCCATATGGACGCCTCGTGATGATCATGTAGAGGATGAATCAGATTTCAAGCAAACGTAG
- a CDS encoding hypothetical protein (encoded by transcript BEWA_009830A) — MNASVCASSKSSSTSAEYRKSNEYSIVHDILCTVSYFINIFMFFTYAFVVTKFCKDSLKYFNDKGYLDVPDISNRYLSLAISILVSYTWSRFYSSSFDGDAFSHVLYYRYRIINIRKSHPLSTHVIGELICRVAGTMAAGALFGYLYYIVLEIGCSNMDKSYEILKKMANESSGIKTLMDVFVFPALKNNTKDTIVKDYLSRFLQISALKYEKNYFILLEKYVGLLVDHFLVEFIFCFSAYIFLSLFLSAAKSPSGYRILCVLDRRCYIFLSTLLLEHVNGESALDGAKSMFLYFEDFDRLKLIARLLGNILAALLVPYIFPLPKIMSLYEYRDIYVNTTNSSSTNIGTAEYPYLKVIKSQSIVTNQIRYGKWPNTKLGGLMSRIETFLSHKKRH, encoded by the exons ATGAACGCCTCGGTCTGTGCTAGTAGTAAGTCGTCCTCGACTTCTGCTGAATATCGCAAATCTAATGAGTATTCAATAGTTCATGATATATTGTGTACCGTATCgtattttataaatatattcatGTTCTTTACTTATGCATTCGTGGTGACTAAGTTCTGCAAGGattcattaaaatattttaatgataAGGGCTATCTCGACGTTCCAGATATATCAAATAGGTATCTATCTCTGGCAATTTCTATACTAGTCTCATATACATGGTCAAggttttattcttcctcgTTTGATGGAGATGCTTTTAGCCATGTTCTCTACTACAGATACAGGATAATTAACATTCGTAAGTCCCACCCGTTAAGTACTCATGTAATAGGTGAACTGATCTGTCGTGTCGCTGGAACAATGGCTGCAGGCGCTCTTTTCGGGTATCTGTACTATATTGTGCTAGAAATAGGTTGCTCAAATATGGATAAATCGTACGAAATACTAAAGAAAATGGCGAACGAGTCAAGCGGTATAAAAACTTTGATGGATGTATTTGTATTTCCAGCCCTAAAAAATAACACCAAAGATACCATAGTAAAAGATTATCTCTCTAGGTTCCTACAAATATCGGCCCTGAAATACGAAAAAAACTACTTTATCTTGCTGGAAAAATATGTAGGACTTCTGGTTGATCATTTTCTTGTAGaatttatattttgtttttctgCTTACATTTTCCTTTCCCTATTTTTAAGTGCTGCAAAATCACCCTCCGGATACCGCATTCTATGTGTATTGGACAGAAGATGCTACATTTTCTTGAGTACACTACTACTAGAGCATGTCAACG GTGAATCTGCACTTGACGGGGCGAAATCCATGTTCCTTTActttgaagattttgataGATTAAAACTTATTGCAAGGTTGCTTGGAAATATACTAGCAGCACTGTTGGTCCCTTACATATTCCCTCTTCCCAAAATTATGAGCTTGTACGAATACAGAGACATCTATGTTAACACAACAAACTCCTCAAGTACCAACATTGGCACTGCAGAATACCCCTACCTTAAGGTAATTAAATCGCAGAGCATTGTTACAAACCAAATACGTTACGGAAAATGGCCTAACACGAAGCTTGGTGGGCTCATGTCAAGAATAGAGACATTCCTCAGTCATAAGAAGAGGCATTGA
- a CDS encoding YEATS family domain-containing protein (encoded by transcript BEWA_009850A), protein MKNNKLLNVKIGKRIVVGTYAFPLNPAEKKRYGSMTHRWVCLLRSPDDENMTHYIKKVQFDLDPSFLNPKRVFTAMPYEVTEVGWGEFYIGVKIVFVDDTLEPVQLQHLLRLNPTDGSNVITTAVNETFDEIIFNEPNEWFYEKLIKSSRDKLLPNKYKEYFWNIEHKEKETMCRYICSQSYFQNETYRLLAEASELIKQIQYLQEQSQLGQTKSPALAIKDKMFNKFVNTMVMPQPNQGVMQAPIQKEHGFMDLQQKQLTIPGIPPLMEPKLDFSEQKGQNMTMAPITPHDRDISFSDRSQHPPK, encoded by the exons ATGAAGAATAATAAATTattaaatgtaaaaattGGGAAACGGATTGTCGTAGGAACATATGCTTTTCCTCTAAACCCAGCA GAAAAAAAGAGATATGGTTCCATGACTCATAGGTGGGTCTGTCTCCTTAGATCTCCTGACGATGAAAATATGACTCATTACATTAAAAAGGTCCAATTCGATCTGGATCCATCATTTCTAAACCCCAAGAGAG TATTCACTGCTATGCCTTACGAGGTAACTGAAGTTGGTTGGGGAGAATTTTATATCGGAGTCAAGATTGTTTTTGTTGATGATACTCTGGAGCCTGTGCAATTGCAACATCTATTAAGG CTGAATCCTACGGATGGAAGTAATGTAATAACTACTGCTGTAAACGAAACATTTGACGAAATTATTTTTAACGAACCGAATGAATGGTTCTATGAGAAGCTTATAAAAAGTTCACGTGATAAGCTCTTACCtaacaaatataaagaatacT TTTGGAACATCGAACATAAGGAAAAGGAGACGATGTGCCGTTATATATGCAGTCAATCATACTTTCAG aATGAAACCTACCGACTGTTGGCTGAGGCGTCCGAACTTATCAAACAA ATACAATATTTACAAGAACAGTCACAACTTGGTCAAACCAAGTCACCCGCTCTTGCTATTAAGgataaaatgtttaata aGTTTGTAAACACCATGGTAATGCCACAACCTAACCAAGGAGTAATGCAGGCACCAATTCAAAAGGAACACGGATTCATGGATTTACAACAAAAACAACTTACAATTCCTGGAATTCCACCTTTAATGGAGCCAAAACTAGATTTTTCTGAGCAAAAAGGTCAGAACATGACTATGGCACCAATCACTCCACACGATAGAGACATCTCATTCTCTGACAGATCGCAGCACCCTCCAAAATAA
- a CDS encoding RNA recognition motif domain-containing protein (encoded by transcript BEWA_009810A), producing the protein MEEAGALLNNTVNVSPLTSNMTSEHILEIFGNFGKIRNLKIEDYQMEEGQSRRALVSFESSDSANEAISHLDKGEIDGVVVKVSLDPPSTTSNEPDSTDPLDDIK; encoded by the exons ATGGAAGAAGCAGGAGCTCTTCTAAATAATACCGTTAATGTTTCACCTCTAACCTCCAACATGACCTCTGAACACATATTGGAGATTTTTGGTAATTTTGGCAAGATACGgaatttaaaaatagaaGATTATCAAATG GAAGAGGGCCAAAGCCGTCGTGCACTAGTATCGTTTGAAAGTTCAGACAGCGCCAACGAGGCGATATCGCATCTAGACAAG GGAGAAATAGACGGGGTTGTTGTGAAAGTATCGCTGGATCCACCAAGCACGACGTCTAACGAACCAGATTCTACGGATCCACTGGACGACATAAAATAG
- a CDS encoding hypothetical protein (encoded by transcript BEWA_009800A) has translation MISEERSSVGSLLSRGNLQRKSSHLNKTIGDDNVGMQTAASEISTSRAETIKGVTNPTLISTSDVADNRSTLSLVEGQCLPESNQKIFSKWVRACDHTESKQGDILPLKKQQKHDDNGRIGPKLIVKQTGTTYRASFQTDDKEFNNDILGTRRLYYNLADVRLALTLDELQCGPEFNQKNFLYKQVATCKTTQCRRGINITFKKQGGNKTMALIVIVEEPVSLSRRFAGILSKRINSNGQEIKVRSKYNRKILFIKACSDYSPNLQETVVSTRV, from the coding sequence atgatttccGAGGAAAGGTCTTCTGTAGGCTCGTTGTTAAGCCGagggaacctccagaggaagtcatcacacctgaataaaacaatagggGACGACAACGTCGGAATGCAAACTGCAGCGAgtgaaatctcaacttcacgagctgaaacgataaaaggtgtcacaaatccaacattaatatcaacaagtgatgtagctgacaacaggtctacgttatccctcgttgaagggcaatgcctacctgaatctaatcaaaaaattttttctaaatgggtacgagcttgcgatcatacagagagtaaacagggagacatattgcctcttaaaaagcaacaaaaacatgatgataatggaagaataggacCCAAACTaatcgttaaacaaactggtacaacctaccgtgcatcattccaaactgacgacaaagagttcaacaatgacatacttggcactagaagactttattataatctagctgacgtaaggttagcgttaaccctggacgaattgcaatgtggacctgaatttaatcaaaaaaacttcttatataaacaggtggcgacttgtaaaactacccagtgtagacgggggataaacataacttttaaaaagcaaggcggtaataaaactatggcgcttatagtaatcgttgaagaaccagtaagtctctctaggagattcgctggaatcctcagtaagaggataaactcaaatggtcaagaaatcaaggtcaggtcgaaatacaatcgaaaaatcttatttataaaggcctgttctgattattccccaaacctacaggaaactgtagtgtctacaagggtgtag